One Bombus fervidus isolate BK054 chromosome 7, iyBomFerv1, whole genome shotgun sequence genomic region harbors:
- the LOC139989002 gene encoding lysosomal Pro-X carboxypeptidase produces the protein MGLYNILIFLFIALWQPTMQYILLNKFYGNYQNQLRTQNELYSGKYKYEIKTIDMPVDHFSFSVSDTFKLRYLVNNTWQIKKDAPIFFYTGNEGNIENFAQNTGFMWDIAPEFGALLIFAEHRYYGESMPYGNKSYMDLNHLGYLTSQQALADYVDLIQYVKSKPEYKYSPVIVFGGSYGGMLSAWIRMKYPHVVQGAIASSAPILQFSGVTECEAFARIVTSDFKTAHTNCPKLIRRSWNTIINITSSDKGREWLADSWKLCQPLKNSSDVQQLMSYLEDIYINLAVVNYPYEANFLTPLPAYPVKAVCKHLTNQSLVGTELLIAIQKAINIFTNYTSETKCLNLNDSVPQLGAVGWPFQACTEMVMPICSDGINDMFKPRSWNLDSYTKDCMKQYSVKPLPNLVCEQYGCKDLSTATNIVFSNGLMDPWSSGGVLQNLSSSAVAVIIPESAHHLDLRSSDANDPYSVILARKYHRFFIKKWIQEYRDKNKIY, from the exons ATGGGActgtacaatattttaatattcctttttattGCATTATGGCAACCTACCATGCAATATAtccttttaaataaattttacggaAACTATCAAAATCAATTACGCACTCAAAATGAGTTATACAGCGGGAAATACAAATATGAGATTAAAACAATTGATATGCCA GTGGATCACTTTAGCTTTTCAGTGTCAGATACATTTAAATTACGATATCTCGTAAATAATACTTGGCAAATCAAAAAAGATGCacctattttcttttatactgGAAATGAAGGtaacattgaaaattttgcTCAAAATACT ggtTTTATGTGGGACATAGCTCCAGAATTTGGagctttattaatttttgctGAACATCGTTACTATGGAGAATCTATGCCTTATGGCAATAAATCCTACATGGATTTGAATCATTTAGGATATCTAACATCTCAACAAGCCCTTGCAGATTATGTTGATTTGATTCAATATGTGAAATCTAAACCAGAATATAAGTATAGTCCTGTTATAGTTTTTGGTGGTTCATATGGTGGTATGCTTAGTGCATGGATACGTATGAAATATCCTCATGTTGTACAAGG agCAATTGCATCTTCAGCTCCAATATTACAGTTTAGTGGAGTTACAGAATGTGAAGCTTTTGCGCGCATAGTTACCTCAGATTTTAAAACAGCTCATACAAACTGTCCAAAACTTATTCGTAGATCATGGAATACTATTATCAATATAACATCAAGCG ACAAAGGGAGAGAGTGGTTAGCAGATAGTTGGAAATTATGTCAaccattaaaaaattcaagtgATGTCCAACAACTAATGTCTTATTTGgaggatatttatataaacctTGCTGTAGTAAATTATCCATATGAAGCTAACTTTTTGACACCATTACCTGCTTACCCCGTTAAA GCTGTATGCAAACATCTAACAAATCAATCACTCGTAGGAACAGAGTTGTTAATAGCAATACAGAAAGCAATTAATATATTCACTAATTATACTAGTGAAACAAAgtgtttaaatttaaatgattcTGTGCCTCAATTAGGTGCTGTTGGATGGCCTTTCCAAGCTTGTACAGAAATGGTAATGCCAATTTGTTCAGATGGAATAAATGATATGTTTAAACCTCGTTCATGGAATTTGGATAGTTATACCAAGGACTGTATGAAGCAATATTCAGTAAAACCACTGCCAAACTTAGTATGCGAACAATATGGATGTAAAGATCTATCTACTGCAACAAATATTGTTTTCAG tAATGGTTTAATGGATCCATGGTCTAGTGGTGGAGTATTACAAAACTTATCTTCTTCAGCAGTAGCAGTAATAATACCAGAAAGTGCACATCATCTTGACTTAAGAAGCAGTGATGCCAATGATCCATATAGTGTTATTTTAGCACGGAAATACCATCGcttctttattaaaaaatggatTCAAGAATACcgagataaaaacaaaatttattag
- the Klp64d gene encoding kinesin-like protein 64D yields the protein MPGTEDNTTELGEIENVRVVVRVRPLNGKELDGHCKNIVRVDTINSEITVENPNAAQGEPPKVFSFDAVFDTDSTQVDIYNETARPIVDKVLQGYNGTIFAYGQTGTGKTYTMSGAKTSPQLRGIIPNTFAHIFGYIAKAHDNQKFLVRATYLEIYNEEVRDLLGKDQNTRLEVKERPDIGVFVKDLSGYVVNNADDLDRIMSLGNKNRVVGATAMNVSSSRSHVIFTITVESSQLGEDGEQHVKMGKLHLVDLAGSERQSKTKASGVRLREATKINLSLSTLGNVISALVDGQSSHVPYRNSKLTRLLQDSLGGNSKTLMCANISPADINYDETISTLRYANRAKNIKNRARINEDPKDALLRQFQVEIEQLRKQLEENGAEMSESEDESEDSEETGETRHEKKARRRRSQILTMEELEDRDIDSNEKIDKAEREDKSPDDKDVIELKRTQSEKEALREKMQNLQNKILVGGENLLEKAEAQEQLLAAAAIELEQRKSREEQLKKAIEAKEAERIDIEEKYSSLQEEAAGKTKKLSRVHTMLMSVKAELSDLQQEHQREMEGLLEGVRGIGRELQLQELIVNSYIPVEYQTTIERYVHWNEDIGEWQLKCVAYTGNNMRKAQITPPLGTNKDQIQPDMSNIYLSYNNGIDNTFVQPKKIRSRSGVPRPTTAHRRTPH from the exons ATGCCGGGGACTGAA GACAATACAACAGAACTcggagaaatagaaaatgttaGGGTTGTGGTCCGTGTTCGACCTTTAAATGGAAAGGAGTTGGACGGACACTGTAAGAATATAGTACGCGTGGATACGATAAATAGTGAAATAACAGTTGAAAATCCTAATGCTGCACAAGGAGAACCACCAAAAGTATTTTCCTTTGACGCTGTCTTTGATACTGATTCAACTCAAGTTGATATTTACAATGAAACTGCGAGACCTATTGTGGATAAAGTTCTTCAAGGATACAATGGAACTATATTTGCATATGGACAAACAGGCACTGGTAAAACATATACTATGTCAGGTGCAAAGACATCTCCACAACTTAGGGGAATCATTCctaatacctttgcacataTTTTTGGATACATAGCTAAGGCTCATGACAACCAAAA ATTCCTTGTACGTGCAACATATTTAGAGATTTATAATGAAGAAGTTAGAGACTTACTTGGTAAAGATCAAAATACTAGACTAGAAGTAAAGGAAAGACCCGATATTGGAGTATTTGTAAAAGATCTCAGTGGCTATGTTGTCAATAATGCTGATGATTTAGATCGAATAATGTCTCTTGGTAATAAGAATC GTGTTGTTGGAGCTACAGCAATGAACGTATCGAGTTCAAGGTCTCatgtaatatttacaatcACAGTTGAATCTAGTCAACTTGGTGAGGATGGTGAACAACATGTAAAAATGGGGAAACTTCATTTAGTTGATTTAGCT GGTTCGGAAAGACAAAGCAAGACAAAAGCTTCTGGAGTTCGTTTAAGAGAagcaacaaaaattaatttatcactTTCAACACTAGGTAACGTAATATCTGCATTAGTTGACGGTCAGAGTTCACATGTGCCTTACAGAAATTCCAAACTCACGAGATTGTTGCAAGATTCTTTGGGTGGTAACTCGAAAACTTTAATG tGTGCAAATATAAGTCCAGCAGATATAAACTATGACGAAACTATCAGTACACTTCGTTATGCGAACCGCgctaagaatattaaaaatagagcGAGAATTAATGAAGATCCAAAAGATGCTTTACTTCGGCAGTTTCAAGTTGAAATCGAACAATTACGTAAACAATTGGAAGAAAATGGTGCTGAAATGTCTGAATCTGAAGACGAATCTGAAGATTCTGAAGAAACAGGGGAGACTAGACATGAGAAGAAAGCACGACGTAGAAGAAGTCAAATATTAACAATGGAAGAATTAGAAGATAGGGATATAGATTCCAATGAAAAAATTGACAAAGCTGAAAGAGAAGATAAAAGTCCCGATGACAAAGATGTtatcgaattaaaaagaacTCA GAGCGAGAAAGAAGCATTACGAGAGAAAATGCAGAATCTACAAAATAAGATTTTAGTCGGAGGTGAAAATTTGTTGGAAAAAGCAGAAGCTCAAGAACAGTTATTGGCTGCAGCTGCAATTGAACTTGAACAACGTAAAAGCAGAGAAGAACAGTTGAAAAAAGCTATTGAAGCAAAGGAAGCTGAACGTATTGATATAGAAGAGAAATATTCTTCCTTGCAAGAGGAAGCTGCAGGGAAAACTAAGAAATTAAGTCGCGTACATACGATGTTAATGTCTGTTAAAGCAGAGTTATCTGATTTACAGCAAGAACATCAAAGAGAGATGGAAGGTCTTTTGGAAGGAGTTAGAGGTATTGGGCGAGAATTACAACTTCAAGAGCTAATAGTAAACAGTTACATTCCTGTTGAATATCAG ACAACGATTGAAAGATATGTTCATTGGAATGAAGATATTGGGGAATGGCAATTAAAGTGCGTAGCATATACAGGTAACAATATGCGCAAAGCACAAATCACGCCACCATTAGGAACTAACAAGGAT CAAATTCAACCTGATATGTCAAATATATATCTCTCTTACAATAACGGAATTGACAATACTTTCGTGCAACCAAAAAAAATACGAAGCCGATCTGGAGTTCCAAGGCCAACTACAGCACATAGACGTACACCACACTAA